The following are from one region of the Pseudomonadota bacterium genome:
- the secE gene encoding preprotein translocase subunit SecE, whose protein sequence is MEKILQFLREVKIELKKITWPTRKQTISSTVVVIILVVIVSFFLSVVDMGLSSLIHIVLQK, encoded by the coding sequence ATTGAGAAAATATTACAATTTTTAAGAGAAGTTAAAATTGAACTTAAAAAAATTACATGGCCTACCAGAAAACAAACAATTTCTTCGACGGTAGTTGTCATTATCCTGGTTGTGATAGTTTCGTTTTTTCTAAGTGTGGTTGATATGGGTCTGTCAAGTCTTATCCATATAGTTCTTCAAAAATAA